A part of Maridesulfovibrio hydrothermalis AM13 = DSM 14728 genomic DNA contains:
- a CDS encoding BMC domain-containing protein: MDTLGIVESKTIAAGIYLADAMMKAASVELVRASTICSGRYLIYVSGDRDAVATSVNAALESGFNLKDSYVISQVSPEMLAVLKKDVPVERVQAMGVIECRSVSSGIMAADTVVKCSDVQLARFVSGQGINGKSYFIMSGDVASVEEAAGAARSVLEKNLVEAVVIPRPDASVVRVLIKEVGFI; this comes from the coding sequence ATGGATACGCTGGGCATAGTGGAAAGCAAAACTATCGCAGCCGGAATTTATCTGGCTGATGCCATGATGAAGGCTGCATCGGTTGAACTTGTACGGGCTTCAACCATTTGTTCCGGCAGATACCTGATCTATGTTTCCGGTGATCGAGACGCTGTTGCAACCAGTGTGAATGCTGCACTTGAGTCAGGATTTAATCTCAAGGACAGTTATGTCATCTCGCAGGTTTCTCCTGAAATGCTGGCTGTTTTAAAGAAAGATGTTCCTGTTGAACGTGTTCAGGCTATGGGCGTTATTGAGTGCCGCAGCGTATCTTCGGGGATTATGGCGGCTGATACTGTTGTTAAATGTTCTGATGTACAGCTTGCCCGGTTTGTTTCAGGGCAGGGCATCAATGGTAAATCATATTTCATAATGAGTGGTGATGTGGCTTCTGTTGAAGAGGCTGCCGGAGCAGCCCGCTCAGTTTTAGAGAAAAATCTTGTTGAGGCAGTGGTAATTCCAAGACCAGATGCTTCGGTCGTAAGAGTTCTTATCAAAGAGGTAGGGTTTATATGA
- the eutJ gene encoding ethanolamine utilization protein EutJ, protein MDFSVIDEQIRTLESRLETTGEVGVDEKLYVGVDLGTAYIVIVVLNSRKEPVACAMEFAQVIKDGLVVDYMGASRVVRKLVAELEERLGRSLTHAAIAVPPGTGKKDCTTHQYIVEGAGLEVTAILDEPTAANAVLGVDNGVIVDIGGGTTGLSIFEDGKVTYVADEATGGTHLSLVIAGNRSISFEEAEVLKKQKELQNEILPVVRPVIQKMASIVNRHIENRDISAIYLVGGTCCLKDMEKVIEKDTGKPVYKPANPFLVTPLGIALNC, encoded by the coding sequence ATGGACTTCTCAGTCATTGATGAGCAGATACGGACTCTGGAAAGCCGTCTTGAAACCACAGGTGAAGTAGGTGTTGATGAGAAGCTCTATGTCGGAGTTGATCTAGGAACTGCCTACATAGTCATTGTGGTTCTTAACAGCAGGAAAGAGCCTGTAGCCTGTGCGATGGAGTTCGCACAGGTCATTAAAGACGGTCTTGTTGTTGATTATATGGGGGCCAGCCGCGTTGTGCGTAAACTGGTTGCAGAGCTGGAAGAACGTCTTGGACGTTCTTTGACTCACGCTGCTATCGCTGTTCCTCCCGGAACAGGAAAAAAGGATTGCACAACCCATCAGTATATTGTCGAGGGTGCTGGACTGGAAGTTACCGCTATTCTTGATGAACCGACAGCGGCTAACGCTGTACTCGGGGTTGATAACGGAGTGATCGTTGATATCGGCGGTGGAACAACCGGACTTTCAATTTTCGAAGACGGAAAAGTTACTTACGTAGCTGACGAAGCTACGGGGGGAACACATCTGTCACTTGTTATCGCGGGTAACAGAAGCATTTCCTTTGAGGAAGCTGAAGTTCTCAAAAAACAGAAGGAATTGCAGAATGAGATTCTTCCTGTAGTCCGTCCAGTCATTCAGAAAATGGCTTCAATTGTTAATAGACATATTGAAAATAGAGATATTTCAGCCATATATCTTGTTGGTGGAACCTGTTGCCTTAAAGATATGGAAAAAGTGATTGAGAAGGATACTGGCAAGCCGGTCTACAAACCAGCCAATCCTTTTCTTGTTACGCCGCTTGGTATTGCTCTGAATTGTTAG
- the eutM gene encoding ethanolamine utilization microcompartment protein EutM — MSSNALGMIETKGLVGAVEAADAMVKAANVTLVGKTQIGGGLVTVMVRGDVGAVKAATDAGAAAAQNVGELISVHVIPRPHGEVEIILPKAEG, encoded by the coding sequence ATGTCTTCAAATGCACTGGGTATGATTGAAACTAAAGGTCTTGTAGGCGCAGTAGAAGCAGCAGATGCAATGGTTAAAGCTGCAAACGTAACTCTGGTCGGCAAGACTCAGATCGGCGGCGGCCTCGTAACTGTAATGGTTCGTGGTGATGTAGGTGCTGTTAAAGCAGCAACTGACGCCGGCGCAGCAGCTGCGCAGAATGTAGGTGAACTTATCAGTGTTCATGTAATCCCCCGTCCTCATGGCGAAGTTGAAATCATCCTTCCCAAAGCTGAGGGATAA
- a CDS encoding EutN/CcmL family microcompartment protein yields MIICKVIGNVWATRKEETLSGEKLMVVQRMDLDEKVSEEIFVAVDCVGAGIGEQVLVTTGSSARMALRNQDAPVDASIVGIIDEVQAQAGE; encoded by the coding sequence ATGATTATTTGCAAAGTGATTGGAAATGTTTGGGCTACGCGTAAAGAGGAAACCTTAAGCGGTGAAAAGTTAATGGTTGTCCAGCGGATGGACCTTGATGAAAAGGTCAGTGAAGAAATTTTCGTAGCTGTAGATTGTGTTGGTGCAGGAATCGGTGAACAGGTTCTGGTCACCACCGGCAGTTCCGCCCGCATGGCTTTGCGTAATCAGGATGCTCCTGTGGATGCATCTATCGTAGGTATCATTGATGAAGTTCAGGCGCAGGCCGGAGAATAG
- a CDS encoding iron-containing alcohol dehydrogenase family protein — protein sequence MTQFYGKTKICYGENALDNIENLPASQAFIVTDPFMVKTGFADRVKSHLDRMGVPHITFDGVEPDPSLETVTRGAKIFLENKADLIIALGGGSPIDAAKAIAFFAHKATEGKNKPMLVAIPTTSGTGAEVTSISVVTDKVNEVKIPLNDELLIPDMAILDARFTRTLPAHVTAATGMDVLTHAIEAYTSKQANAFTSIYAKYAIRYVFKYLKRAYLNGDDMEARENMLLGSCMAGMAFNNSGLGITHSIAHSLGGIFHVPHGLANAVVLPHVIRFNSFDVGIRYHEIAQMLELPSVTVEEGTKSLIKAVCDLNESMGIPNNIGALKIEEKSFHDSMGTIARNVMDDICTGGNPRQPSREDIKDLLKLAW from the coding sequence GTGACACAATTTTACGGAAAAACAAAGATCTGCTACGGCGAAAATGCTCTGGACAATATCGAGAATCTTCCCGCCAGTCAGGCTTTTATTGTAACTGATCCATTCATGGTTAAAACTGGTTTTGCTGATCGGGTAAAAAGTCACCTTGATCGTATGGGAGTGCCTCATATCACTTTTGATGGAGTGGAGCCGGACCCCTCTCTGGAAACAGTGACCAGAGGTGCAAAAATTTTCCTGGAAAATAAGGCGGACCTCATTATCGCCCTAGGCGGTGGCTCGCCGATAGATGCGGCTAAAGCCATCGCCTTTTTCGCACATAAGGCAACTGAAGGTAAAAATAAGCCCATGCTGGTAGCCATTCCGACTACCAGTGGAACCGGAGCTGAAGTAACCAGTATTTCTGTCGTTACCGATAAGGTTAATGAAGTAAAGATTCCTCTTAATGATGAACTTCTTATACCCGATATGGCAATTCTGGATGCCCGTTTTACCCGTACTCTGCCAGCCCATGTGACAGCCGCAACGGGGATGGACGTATTGACCCACGCGATTGAAGCGTACACCTCCAAACAGGCCAATGCTTTTACTTCTATCTATGCTAAATACGCAATTCGTTACGTGTTTAAGTATCTTAAAAGAGCATACCTGAACGGCGATGACATGGAAGCGAGAGAGAATATGCTGCTCGGGTCCTGCATGGCTGGTATGGCTTTTAACAACAGCGGACTGGGAATAACTCACAGTATCGCTCACAGCCTTGGCGGGATTTTTCATGTGCCTCACGGATTGGCAAACGCAGTTGTGCTGCCGCACGTGATCAGGTTTAACAGTTTTGACGTAGGCATCCGCTATCATGAGATTGCGCAGATGCTTGAGCTTCCTTCCGTCACAGTGGAAGAGGGGACTAAAAGCCTTATCAAGGCTGTCTGCGATCTTAATGAGTCTATGGGGATTCCCAATAATATCGGCGCACTTAAGATCGAGGAAAAGTCTTTTCATGACAGTATGGGAACAATCGCCCGTAATGTGATGGATGACATTTGTACCGGAGGAAACCCCAGACAGCCATCCCGTGAAGACATTAAAGATTTGCTTAAACTGGCTTGGTAA
- a CDS encoding SpoIIE family protein phosphatase: MKIRFKLLVLLLAVSIIPLVIIQAGMLESLLSLSGEIGTEVRRELVSKSSVELKRLVEDHARVLSKQRKIVELNLQHLSAELSAWIEDGDKFHLPEVLIGTNDLGVEGNAKRLQQKYKGQASAMHGAGRINFDSIGYRSEYNGAADRFLHKKTLNAIFPLFKTIENKNPDLTLWIKAIFISGESLIYPDRSRKMSMLKTVPVINKDLFPVWSLPQKDSVTGRTVITASLGVIVRGEVVGSVSIDVPLDTLLHGYNHLNVFSDNIDSLLVRLDTKTDKVEVVAKQISAPKRKVMMHMWETSTAQTLLSSADSVLFSRFQKFLANEKSGVMSMPYKGRESIWAFSAPDKRGISLVLILPHDDVVEPAEKAKYFVTSVIHEQYRNTSLVLAAVVVLVSIIALLLSRRFTESILILADGVKRIASGDFTAKVQIVSSDEVGELADNFNKMVPSLQEHIEIKSALDVAMEVQTNLLPQNSPHIPNYEIYGESKYCDELGGDYFDYIRPDADGESIRFAVGDVSGHGVPAAMLMGSIRGYVRARTLSGGTLGEVLTDVNKLVAEDTYKTGQFMTMIMVEIDPDKKELRWVRAGHEPALIYDPDKDDFIKLEGQGIALGAIDEATYEENCYTDLKAGQILILGTDGIWEASNKKGEFFGKQRLFEVIKIKKNSSAQVLVNSIFEAVYKFTERDKQEDDLTVVVVKKN; the protein is encoded by the coding sequence ATGAAGATAAGATTCAAACTTCTCGTACTGCTGCTGGCAGTTTCGATCATACCACTGGTTATTATTCAAGCCGGGATGCTTGAGTCTCTACTTTCTCTTTCAGGTGAAATAGGTACTGAGGTACGCAGAGAACTGGTCAGCAAAAGTAGTGTTGAATTAAAAAGGCTGGTGGAAGATCATGCTAGAGTCCTTTCCAAGCAGCGCAAGATTGTAGAACTCAATCTACAGCATCTTTCTGCAGAACTTTCAGCCTGGATTGAAGACGGTGATAAATTCCATCTCCCCGAAGTTTTAATAGGTACAAACGACTTGGGAGTTGAAGGTAATGCCAAGCGTCTTCAGCAGAAATATAAAGGGCAGGCTTCTGCTATGCATGGAGCAGGACGTATTAATTTCGACTCTATAGGTTATCGTTCTGAATATAACGGGGCAGCTGACAGATTTCTTCATAAAAAGACACTTAACGCTATTTTCCCGCTTTTCAAGACAATTGAGAATAAAAACCCTGACCTGACATTATGGATCAAGGCAATTTTCATTTCCGGAGAGTCTCTTATCTATCCGGACCGCTCAAGAAAAATGTCCATGCTAAAAACTGTTCCTGTAATTAATAAAGACCTGTTTCCTGTCTGGTCGCTCCCGCAAAAAGATTCTGTAACGGGACGAACCGTAATCACAGCATCTTTGGGAGTAATAGTTCGAGGTGAAGTTGTCGGTTCAGTCTCAATTGATGTCCCGCTTGATACTCTTTTACATGGCTATAATCATTTGAACGTTTTCTCCGACAACATTGACTCACTGCTGGTCCGGTTAGACACCAAGACTGACAAAGTAGAAGTTGTTGCCAAACAAATCTCTGCACCTAAACGCAAGGTGATGATGCATATGTGGGAAACTTCCACAGCTCAGACCTTACTTTCATCTGCTGACTCTGTACTGTTTTCAAGATTTCAAAAATTTCTGGCCAATGAAAAATCCGGCGTAATGAGCATGCCTTACAAAGGACGGGAGAGCATATGGGCTTTTTCGGCTCCTGATAAACGAGGGATTTCGCTGGTGCTGATCCTTCCCCACGATGATGTGGTCGAGCCTGCGGAAAAGGCGAAATACTTTGTTACATCTGTTATACATGAACAATATAGAAACACTTCGCTGGTACTTGCAGCAGTTGTTGTGCTTGTTTCAATTATTGCTTTGCTGCTGTCCCGCCGTTTTACAGAAAGTATTCTGATTCTTGCCGATGGCGTTAAGCGCATAGCTTCCGGCGACTTCACAGCTAAAGTCCAGATTGTAAGTTCTGACGAGGTGGGAGAGCTGGCAGATAATTTTAATAAAATGGTACCCAGCCTTCAAGAGCATATTGAAATTAAAAGCGCCCTTGATGTTGCTATGGAAGTGCAGACAAATCTGCTGCCGCAAAATTCCCCGCATATCCCCAATTATGAAATTTACGGCGAAAGTAAATATTGTGATGAACTCGGTGGTGACTACTTTGATTACATAAGACCTGATGCAGACGGGGAAAGCATTCGTTTTGCGGTGGGCGATGTCAGCGGTCACGGTGTTCCAGCGGCAATGCTTATGGGGTCCATACGGGGCTATGTGCGGGCGCGGACTTTAAGCGGCGGAACGCTTGGAGAAGTTTTGACCGATGTAAACAAGCTTGTGGCGGAAGATACGTATAAAACAGGGCAGTTCATGACCATGATCATGGTTGAGATTGACCCGGATAAAAAGGAACTGCGCTGGGTACGTGCAGGGCATGAACCGGCTTTGATCTATGATCCCGACAAAGATGATTTCATTAAACTTGAGGGACAGGGAATAGCTTTAGGAGCTATCGATGAAGCCACATATGAGGAGAATTGCTATACCGATTTAAAGGCTGGGCAGATTCTTATTCTTGGTACAGACGGCATATGGGAGGCTTCCAACAAAAAAGGTGAGTTTTTCGGAAAACAAAGACTCTTTGAAGTAATTAAGATCAAAAAGAATTCATCGGCCCAAGTCCTTGTGAACAGCATTTTTGAAGCTGTGTATAAATTTACTGAAAGGGATAAACAAGAGGATGACCTCACTGTTGTGGTCGTCAAAAAAAACTAA
- a CDS encoding 4Fe-4S dicluster domain-containing protein — protein sequence MGGNIVEKIRETGVVGAGGAGLPAHVKAEATVDTVLVNGASCEPLLMSDPYLMEAEIDTVVRGLEAILDCTGAGRGIICLKGKHTKALASVKEAVARDTTGRLAYFELKDFYPAGDEHVLVHEVLGRTVPERGIPLQVGAVVSNVESLLNVARAMDGVPVTHRYLTIAGEIEKSMVLKVPVGTLVSDVLDFAGGPTVSDYKVVDGGPMMGRVLPDTNKPVTKTTSGLLVLPPDHNVVAGKIMDPEKIRRITNTVCCQCSRCTDLCPRNLLGHSLHPHKLMRVLEDGVLESDIAREALLCSECGICEKFACPMMVSPREVNAQIKKVLMKERVSWESNGRPLNTNSFRDVRSVPTKRLIQRLDLAKYDGHPEYGGEFTPSVVCLPLRQHIGAPASCVVAIGDRVSCGDLIGEIPEGAMGARVHASIDGVVESIADGEVVIRK from the coding sequence ATGGGTGGAAATATAGTCGAAAAGATCAGGGAAACAGGAGTCGTCGGAGCTGGCGGTGCCGGATTACCTGCACACGTCAAGGCAGAAGCAACCGTAGACACTGTTCTGGTTAACGGGGCTTCCTGCGAACCTCTGCTTATGAGCGATCCATATCTTATGGAAGCTGAGATTGACACTGTTGTTCGCGGACTGGAAGCAATTCTTGACTGCACCGGTGCAGGGAGAGGAATCATTTGCCTTAAGGGCAAACACACCAAAGCCCTTGCTTCCGTCAAAGAAGCTGTTGCAAGAGATACAACCGGCAGACTGGCATATTTTGAACTAAAGGATTTTTATCCCGCAGGTGACGAGCACGTGCTGGTCCATGAAGTTCTGGGAAGGACTGTTCCTGAGCGCGGCATCCCTCTTCAAGTGGGGGCTGTTGTCAGCAACGTGGAATCCCTGCTCAACGTTGCACGAGCTATGGATGGCGTGCCGGTAACCCATCGCTATCTTACCATTGCCGGTGAAATTGAAAAGTCTATGGTGCTTAAAGTTCCTGTAGGAACTCTGGTTTCCGATGTGCTTGATTTCGCAGGCGGTCCCACTGTTTCCGACTATAAAGTCGTGGATGGCGGCCCCATGATGGGGCGTGTACTTCCTGACACAAATAAGCCCGTAACCAAAACCACCAGCGGACTGCTTGTCCTGCCTCCTGATCATAATGTTGTCGCAGGCAAAATTATGGACCCGGAAAAGATCAGACGTATTACCAATACGGTCTGTTGTCAGTGTTCACGGTGTACAGATCTTTGCCCCCGTAATCTGCTGGGCCATTCTCTGCATCCCCACAAGCTGATGCGGGTGCTGGAAGACGGGGTGCTTGAAAGTGATATCGCCAGAGAGGCATTGCTGTGTTCCGAATGCGGTATCTGTGAGAAGTTTGCCTGCCCTATGATGGTTTCTCCCCGGGAGGTTAACGCACAGATTAAAAAAGTGCTGATGAAGGAGCGTGTAAGCTGGGAGTCAAACGGCAGGCCCCTCAACACAAACTCTTTCAGGGATGTAAGAAGCGTCCCGACAAAGCGTTTAATTCAGCGTCTTGATCTGGCAAAATATGACGGTCACCCTGAGTACGGCGGAGAGTTCACTCCTTCTGTAGTCTGTCTGCCTTTGAGGCAGCATATAGGTGCTCCAGCATCCTGCGTTGTTGCTATCGGCGACAGGGTCAGCTGCGGCGACCTTATCGGAGAAATTCCTGAAGGCGCTATGGGAGCAAGAGTTCATGCCAGCATTGATGGTGTGGTGGAAAGCATTGCAGACGGTGAAGTTGTCATCAGGAAGTAA
- a CDS encoding BMC domain-containing protein produces MSSLNALGMIETKGLVGAVEAADAMVKSANVQLVGREQVGGGLVTVMVRGDVGAVKAAIDAGAAAAEKVGELRSVHIIPRPHGEVELILPKCSSL; encoded by the coding sequence ATGTCATCACTTAATGCACTCGGTATGATTGAAACCAAAGGACTCGTCGGAGCTGTAGAAGCGGCTGATGCCATGGTAAAATCCGCAAATGTACAATTGGTAGGTCGTGAACAGGTCGGCGGCGGTCTGGTAACTGTTATGGTTCGCGGCGATGTAGGTGCTGTTAAAGCTGCCATTGACGCAGGCGCAGCTGCGGCTGAAAAAGTTGGCGAGCTGAGAAGTGTTCATATAATTCCACGGCCACACGGCGAAGTGGAATTGATTTTGCCCAAATGTTCCTCGCTATAG
- a CDS encoding EutP/PduV family microcompartment system protein, with protein MKKMMLVGETRSGKSSLIKALSDGEYIPRRAMAVEYYGQFINTPGEFLENSRFYHALITSSADCQILALVLDATRKSSLFPPLFVSMFNRKIVGVVTNINASTADVGRAEQFLRSAGAKVVVCVCAESGEGLDSLREMLN; from the coding sequence ATGAAGAAAATGATGCTTGTCGGGGAGACCCGCTCAGGTAAAAGCTCCCTGATCAAGGCTCTCTCTGATGGAGAGTATATTCCGCGCAGAGCTATGGCTGTGGAGTATTATGGACAGTTTATAAACACTCCCGGTGAGTTTCTTGAAAACAGCCGATTCTATCACGCTCTGATAACATCCTCTGCTGATTGTCAGATTCTGGCGCTGGTGCTGGATGCCACTCGGAAAAGCAGTCTTTTTCCTCCCCTGTTTGTCTCCATGTTCAACCGTAAAATAGTCGGCGTAGTTACGAATATTAATGCTTCAACAGCCGATGTCGGGCGGGCAGAACAGTTTTTGCGAAGTGCGGGGGCGAAAGTGGTTGTCTGCGTATGTGCAGAGAGCGGGGAAGGGCTGGATTCGCTTCGGGAGATGCTCAACTGA
- a CDS encoding TolC family protein, with protein sequence MPYKFIYTVIMILFSLIFFPAHGETQEASNETIAEYKSRQGEIEELTQYLVEAARNNDDLYSAFYSWKAALQRETSFSSLPDPRFSFAWFIQPVETRTGPQEFKYGLSQTLPWFGKLDLKGEQALRDADIKKAKFDALKLKIFYQVKKTYYDYAFLAQAIRITRENIELMKYLESVARSRYTTGSGTYDGVIKAQVELGKLEDRLRSLEERKRPTSAKLLAAMNRSSEGVLPLPASIPVMKIEIDPLQLKKDFKESNPRLLALTHKINKEKVSVELAEKDYFPDFSFGVEYIQTGKSRSPNVTNADRDPIVAGMSVNLPIWLDKQEAQLVEAKYKVKSASRERAGLERNLSADLELEIYRYEDAIRKVKLYQDSLTPKAEQSLAVSIESFQSGTASSSDLIDAERTLIEFQLVYYEALAEQAKKVAAIEYLVGREIPCTVHGSTLTQTSAIISAQQLKQNGSHNE encoded by the coding sequence ATGCCTTATAAATTTATATATACAGTTATCATGATTCTGTTTTCGCTCATCTTTTTTCCGGCCCACGGGGAAACGCAGGAAGCTTCAAATGAAACCATAGCTGAATATAAGAGCAGGCAGGGTGAAATAGAGGAGTTGACCCAGTATCTCGTTGAGGCTGCGCGTAATAATGATGATCTGTATTCTGCATTTTACAGCTGGAAGGCAGCGTTGCAGCGGGAGACCAGTTTTTCCAGCTTGCCTGACCCCAGATTCAGCTTTGCGTGGTTCATCCAGCCGGTTGAAACCAGAACCGGACCGCAGGAATTCAAATATGGACTGAGTCAGACCCTTCCGTGGTTCGGCAAACTGGACCTTAAAGGAGAACAGGCCCTGCGTGATGCAGACATCAAAAAAGCTAAATTTGATGCCTTGAAATTAAAGATTTTTTATCAGGTGAAAAAAACTTACTACGATTATGCATTTCTTGCGCAGGCTATCCGCATTACCCGTGAAAATATTGAACTCATGAAATACCTCGAAAGCGTAGCCCGCTCCAGATACACCACCGGATCAGGAACCTATGACGGAGTCATCAAGGCTCAGGTTGAGCTGGGCAAGCTTGAAGACAGGCTCCGGTCACTTGAGGAGCGCAAAAGACCTACATCCGCTAAACTGCTTGCCGCTATGAACAGGTCAAGTGAAGGGGTTTTGCCCCTGCCGGCTTCAATCCCTGTTATGAAAATCGAAATAGATCCTTTGCAGCTTAAAAAGGATTTCAAAGAATCCAATCCCCGCCTGCTGGCTCTGACCCATAAAATTAATAAAGAAAAAGTTTCGGTAGAACTTGCTGAAAAGGACTACTTTCCAGACTTTTCTTTTGGCGTTGAATATATTCAGACAGGAAAATCCAGATCGCCAAATGTGACTAACGCGGACCGCGACCCCATAGTTGCAGGTATGTCAGTAAATCTGCCCATATGGCTCGACAAGCAGGAGGCTCAGCTCGTTGAAGCAAAGTACAAGGTTAAATCAGCCAGCCGCGAACGGGCAGGACTTGAACGCAACCTTTCAGCCGATCTTGAACTGGAAATATACCGTTATGAAGATGCCATCCGTAAAGTTAAACTTTATCAGGATTCCCTTACCCCCAAAGCTGAGCAGTCGCTTGCTGTTTCTATTGAGAGTTTTCAGTCCGGAACCGCTTCATCCAGTGATCTGATTGATGCCGAACGGACTCTCATTGAATTTCAGCTTGTTTATTATGAAGCCCTCGCCGAACAAGCTAAAAAAGTAGCTGCCATTGAATATCTGGTTGGTCGTGAGATACCCTGTACCGTGCATGGTTCAACCCTTACTCAGACATCAGCAATTATCTCTGCTCAGCAATTAAAACAAAACGGAAGCCATAATGAGTAA
- a CDS encoding BMC domain-containing protein, translating to MNLRTIGCVELNSVALGMYTADEMIKAAQVELVMARTTCPGRYIVVVTGDTGAVESSVEAGRKTGADMVVDWFTIAAVHMDVIPALSGTSIVPEVDAFGVIETSTAASCIVAADAAAKAGAVSLIEVRMAAGLAGKAFVTMTGDVSSVHASIEAGIEGVGDGGPVLSHAVIPSPSEELKAQLF from the coding sequence ATGAATTTACGTACTATCGGTTGTGTCGAGCTTAACAGTGTGGCTCTGGGCATGTACACCGCAGATGAAATGATTAAAGCAGCACAGGTCGAACTGGTTATGGCCCGCACCACCTGCCCCGGCAGGTATATTGTAGTTGTAACCGGTGATACCGGAGCAGTTGAAAGTTCCGTTGAAGCGGGCCGTAAGACAGGCGCAGATATGGTTGTGGACTGGTTTACCATTGCAGCAGTGCATATGGATGTTATTCCTGCACTGAGCGGAACTTCGATTGTACCCGAGGTCGATGCGTTCGGCGTAATTGAAACCAGCACCGCTGCCTCCTGTATTGTCGCAGCCGACGCAGCTGCCAAGGCAGGAGCGGTGAGCCTTATTGAAGTGCGCATGGCTGCCGGACTTGCCGGTAAGGCTTTTGTCACTATGACTGGTGATGTCAGCTCTGTACATGCCTCCATTGAAGCCGGTATTGAAGGAGTCGGTGACGGCGGTCCTGTCCTTAGTCATGCAGTGATTCCTTCTCCCAGCGAAGAGCTTAAAGCACAGTTGTTTTAA
- a CDS encoding phosphate propanoyltransferase, whose amino-acid sequence MNEKAINEIMEGVIKSVVEQLSENAPHISVYEGSSETIPVELSARHVHLSEADAIELFGAPLTPVRELSQPGQFLCEERVRLIGPKGVMDNVAVLGPARTSSQVEISKTDARILGINAPVRQSGNIAETPGIILASQTGIVGLEEGVIIAARHIHMSTADAARFGVADNEKVSVRLEGERPVILEEVVVRVDDSFKLAMHIDPDEGNSAGWNKKVQGKIVSIAGGAGNGLLSH is encoded by the coding sequence ATGAACGAGAAAGCCATTAACGAGATCATGGAAGGCGTCATTAAAAGCGTCGTTGAGCAGCTGAGTGAGAACGCTCCGCATATTTCTGTGTACGAAGGTTCAAGTGAAACTATCCCCGTTGAACTGTCTGCACGTCATGTTCATCTGAGCGAAGCTGATGCAATTGAACTTTTCGGTGCTCCGCTTACTCCGGTGCGCGAGCTTTCCCAGCCGGGGCAGTTCCTCTGCGAAGAGCGTGTCCGTCTTATCGGCCCTAAAGGTGTTATGGATAATGTTGCAGTGCTCGGGCCAGCACGGACATCTTCTCAGGTAGAAATTTCTAAAACAGACGCCCGTATTCTTGGAATAAATGCTCCGGTACGTCAGTCCGGTAATATCGCCGAAACTCCCGGAATAATTTTAGCATCTCAGACAGGCATAGTGGGACTTGAAGAGGGTGTAATTATCGCAGCACGCCACATTCATATGTCCACTGCCGATGCCGCCAGATTCGGTGTTGCCGACAATGAAAAAGTCAGCGTCCGTCTTGAAGGTGAACGTCCGGTGATTCTTGAAGAAGTCGTTGTACGTGTTGATGATTCCTTCAAACTGGCCATGCACATCGACCCTGACGAAGGCAACAGTGCCGGCTGGAATAAAAAAGTCCAAGGTAAAATTGTTTCCATAGCAGGCGGAGCAGGCAATGGACTTCTCAGTCATTGA
- a CDS encoding BMC domain-containing protein, whose amino-acid sequence MIDSSNAGKQRIIQEYVPGKQVTLAHLIASPHKDIYLKLGLDNDAAGAIGIMTITPSEGVIIASDVATKAASVEIGFLDRFGGSLLLLGDVSSVEVSLRAVLDYFEKSLHYSSVELTSS is encoded by the coding sequence ATGATAGACAGTTCTAACGCTGGCAAACAGCGCATTATTCAAGAGTATGTTCCCGGTAAACAGGTGACACTTGCGCATCTGATCGCCAGTCCGCATAAAGATATTTATCTGAAGCTTGGACTTGATAATGACGCTGCCGGAGCTATCGGGATTATGACTATCACTCCCAGCGAAGGGGTCATCATCGCTTCTGACGTGGCAACTAAAGCAGCATCCGTTGAAATAGGCTTTCTGGATCGCTTCGGCGGTTCTCTGCTATTGCTCGGAGATGTTTCCAGTGTTGAAGTATCATTACGGGCCGTACTTGATTATTTTGAAAAGAGTCTGCACTACTCCTCTGTTGAATTGACCAGTTCTTAA